The following are encoded in a window of Fusarium verticillioides 7600 chromosome 6, whole genome shotgun sequence genomic DNA:
- a CDS encoding oxidoreductase, with protein MTAGLKNVIVIGGSYVGLAAVKELATLLPVTHRVLLIEPHSHFHHLFAFPRFAIVPDHEHKAFIPYTGFFSSLPNAPNHTIVRARAVSLQKNQLTLDRPWQGSTEIPFEYAVVTTGTRLQAPSNMQYDEKKPSVEYFRSYQQGIKNAKSIVIVGGGAVGVQMATDLGEVYPEKKVTLVHSRDRLMQLYHEKMDAILRDRLQELGVDVITGTRAVIPAKGFPTDGSTFELELKDGRKIQTDLVIPATGQTPNNQFLKDLQPTSGYEIINPANGFIRVAPTLQFADPEYSNLFACGDIADSGAHKAARPGAGQAQVVAQNIVAMVNGGRPEQNVTVDPPAIHLSLGLKKNIVFRNPGKGQSEPTIIWRDDGSRDMNIEGVWERRGQRVTRQDDYHL; from the exons ATGACTGCAGGTTTGAAGAACGTTATTGTCATTGGCGGCTCGTATGTTGGGCTT GCGGCTGTGAAAGAACTGGCTACACTTCTACCAGTCACTCACCGTGTTCTGTTGATAGAACCTCACAGCCATTTCCACCATCTCTTCGCCTTT CCCCGATTCGCCATCGTGCCAGACCACGAACACAAAGCCTTCATCCCCTACaccggcttcttctcctccctccccAACGCCCCCAACCACACCATCGTCCGCGCCCGCGCCGTCTCCCTGCAAAAGAACCAACTCACCCTCGACAGACCATGGCAGGGCTCAACAGAAATTCCCTTTGAGTACGCTGTCGTCACGACGGGAACACGACTCCAAGCGCCTAGTAACATGCAGTACGATGAGAAAAAGCCTTCTGTTGAGTACTTTAGATCTTATCAGCAGGGaatcaagaatgccaagtCTATTGTGATTGTTGGCGGTGGTGCGGTTGGTGTGCAGATGGCGACGGATTTGGGGGAGGTTTATCCGGAGAAGAAGGTTACGCTTGTTCATTCGAGGGATAGGCTTATGCAGCTTTatcatgagaagatggatgctATTCTGAGGGATAGATTGCaggagcttggtgttga TGTTATCACCGGAACACGAGCTGTGATCCCAGCGAAGGGCTTCCCAACAGACGGATCGACATTTGAACTAGAACTCAAGGACGGGCGGAAGATACAGACAGATCTCGTTATTCCTGCAACAGGCCAAACGCCGAATAATCAGTtcctcaaagatcttcagcCCACTTCTGGATACGAGATTATCAACCCCGCCAATGGCTTCATCCGAGTTGCGCCGACACTGCAATTTGCCGACCCCGAGTACTCGAACCTGTTTGCATGTGGTGACATCGCCGACAGCGGAGCTCACAAGGCCGCGCGCCCGGGAGCTGGACAAGCGCAAGTCGTAGCGCAGAACATCGTCGCTATGGTGAACGGTGGCCGACCTGAGCAGAACGTCACGGTTGATCCTCCTGCCATTCACCTATCACTCGGACTG AAAAAGAATATTGTGTTTAGAAATCCTGGAAAGGGCCAGAGTGAACCTACCATCATCTGGAGAGACGA TGGGTCAAGAGATATGAACATCGAGGGCGTCTGGGAGAGGAGGGGACAGAGAGTCACGCGACAGGATGACTACCATCTTTGA
- a CDS encoding endo-1,4-beta-xylanase 1 gives MVSFKSLLIAASALTGALARPFDFLDEQDDGNSTSVLEARQVTGNSEGYHNGYFYSWWSDGGGYANYRMGEGSHYQVDWRNTGNFVGGKGWNPGTGRTINYGGSFSPQGNGYLCVYGWTRSPLVEYYVIENYGTYNPGSAGQHKGTVYNDGDTYDLYQTTRYNQPSIDGQQTFNQYWAIRRNKRSSGAVNMQTIFNAWANAGMRLGNHYYQILATEGYQSSGSSSIYVQTK, from the exons ATGGTCTCCTTCAAGTCTCTCCTCATCGCCGCCTCGGCACTCACCGGAGCTCTCGCTCGTCCCTTTGACTTCCTCGACGAGCAAGATGACGGAAACTCCACCTCTGTCCTTGAGGCCCGCCAGGTCACCGGTAACTCTGAGGGTTACCACAACGGATACTTCTACTCTTGGTGGTCTGATGGTGGTGGCTATGCCAACTACCGTATGGGTGAGGGAAGTCACTACCAGGTTGATTGGCGCAACACTGGTAACTTTGTTGGTGGAAAGGGTTGGAACCCTGGTACTGGCCG AACTATCAACTATGGCGGTTCTTTCAGCCCTCAGGGTAACGGCTATCTCTGCGTCTACGGCTGGACCCGCAGCCCTCTCGTCGAGTACTAC GTCATCGAGAACTACGGCACTTACAATCCCGGCTCTGCTGGCCAGCACAAGGGCACCGTCTACAACGACGGCGACACCTATGATCTGTACCAGACCACCCGCTACAACCAGCCCTCTATCGACGGCCAACAGACCTTCAACCAGTACTGGGCCATCCGCCGCAACAAGCGCAGCAGCGGCGCTGTCAACATGCAGACTATCTTCAATGCTTGGGCTAATGCTGGCATGAGACTTGGAAACCACTACTATCAGATTCTAGCTACCGAGGGATACCAGAGCAgtggatcttcttccatctaTGTCCAGACTAAGTAA
- a CDS encoding fumarylacetoacetase, producing MSWLSIPAESHFSIANIPFGIISTSSNATPRPAVAIGDHVLDLDAFAKGDGFSGSSEIQKHVGVFSQQSLNAFAALGRSFHRATRSYLQDVFAKDTKNPVLKDNQNFQDSALLKRSDVKNHLPLTIGDYTDFYAGKNHAFNVGCLFRGPDNALQPNYTHLPVAYHGRASSVVVSGTPIRRPWGQILRPGNKVPDLAPCERLDIELEMGMFICRENEMGSPVPIDEADEHIFGYVLMNDWSARDIQAWEYVPLGPFTAKNLGTSISAWVVLADALEGAKAAGIKNDNEILPYLKEKTENNVLDIDLEVEIITAAGNKNHLSKTTSRNLLWSWPQMIAHHTITGCNLRPGDLLGSGTISGTESGTEGSMLEQTKGGKVPIQLKDGEERKFIQNGDTLIIRGAYGSGDKKVGFGEVSGQILEPLPLFK from the exons ATGTCGTGGCTTTCTATCCCCGCCGAGTCTCATttctccatcgccaacatcCCCTTTGGCATCATCTCTACTTCATCAAATGCTACGCCTCGACCTGCTGTTGCGATCGGCGATCATGTGCTAGACCTTGATGCTTTTGCAAAGGGTGATGGATTCTCCGGTAGTTCTGAGATTCAGAAGCACGTTGGTGTGTTCTCGCAACAGTCGCTGAATGCTTTTGCGGCGCTGGGTCGTTCATTCCATCGCGCGACGAGGAGTTATCTTCAAGACGTCTTTGCGAAGGACACCAAGAACCCTGTGTTGAAGGATAACCAGAACTTTCAAGACTCTGCTCTTCTTAAGCGCTCCGATGTCAAGAACCATCTCCCCTTGACTATTGGAGATTACACCGACTTTTACGCTGGCAAAAACCACGCCTTCAACGTCGGCTGTCTCTTCCGCGGTCCTGACAACGCTCTCCAACCCAACTACACCCATCTCCCCGTCGCTTACCACGGAAGAGCCAGCAGCGTTGTCGTATCAGGCACACCCATCCGCCGACCCTGGGGCCAAATCCTCCGTCCTGGTAACAAAGTCCCCGACCTCGCACCATGCGAGAGGCTCGACATTGAGCTCGAGATGGGCATGTTTATCTGTCGTGAGAACGAGATGGGAAGCCCTGTCCCCATtgacgaagctgatgagcATATCTTCGGTTATGTGCTTATGAATGACTGGAGTGCGCGGGATATCCAGGCTTGGGAATATGTGCCTCTTGGTCCTTTCACGGCTAAGAACTTGGGGACTAGTATTAGTGCCTGGGTCGTGCTGGCTGATGCTCTTGAGGGGGCCAAGGCAGCTGGTATTAAGAACGATAATGAGATTCTGCCTTatttgaaggagaagacggagaaCAATGTCTTGGACATTGACCTCGAGGTCGAAATCATCA ctgctgctggtaaCAAGAACCATCTTAGCAAGACAACCTCACGCAATCTGCTATGGTCGTGGCCCCAGATGATTGCTCACCACACCATCACTGGCTGCAACCTTCGACCTGGTGATCTTCTCGGATCAGGTACCATCTCCGGTACTGAGTCAGGCACCGAGGGCAGCATGTTGGAACAGACCAAGGGCGGTAAGGTACCCATTCAGTTAAAGGATGGCGAGGAACGCAAGTTCATCCAGAACGGTGATACGCTTATCATTCGTGGTGCTTATGGAAGTGGTGATAAGAAGgttggctttggtgaggTGTCGGGACAGATCCTCGAGCCTCTTCCCCTGTTCAAGTGA
- a CDS encoding maleylacetoacetate isomerase, giving the protein MSDSQYTLYSYFRSSCSARIRIALNAKGIPYELAFVNLLKNEHLSDTHKTLNPSASVPVLISNASKDKPFRIGQSVAALEYLEEKHPSHPLLPSNPEKRATVRTLINIICADIQPVTNLRIMRRIRELGGNAEEWNKQLMTDGLKAYEEVVKDSAGKCSVGDELTLADACLLPAMWNAERFGVDLTLFPTIGKIVEGLKDHPAVVKAHWQNQPDTPDNLKA; this is encoded by the coding sequence ATGTCTGACTCTCAGTATACTCTCTACTCTTACTTCAGATCCTCCTGCTCAGCGCGTATTCGCATCGCTCTCAATGCAAAAGGAATTCCCTACGAACTAGCATttgtcaatcttctcaagaatgagcATCTCTCCGACACTCACAAAACTCTCAACCCATCAGCATCAGTCCCCGTTCTCATCTCAAACGCCTCCAAAGACAAACCCTTCCGCATCGGCCAATCCGTCGCAGCCCTAGAATACCTCGAAGAAAAACACCCCTcccatcctctcctcccttcCAACCCTGAAAAACGCGCAACAGTGCGtaccctcatcaacatcatctgtGCGGACATTCAGCCCGTTACAAACCTGCGCATCATGCGTCGTATTAGAGAACTCGGTGGAAATGCAGAAGAGTGGAATAAGCAGCTCATGACTGATGGACTCAAGGCCTATGAGGAAGTAGTCAAGGATTCTGCGGGGAAGTGTagcgttggtgatgagttGACGCTGGCGGATGCTTGTCTTTTACCTGCAATGTGGAATGCTGAGAGGTTTGGGGTTGATTTGACGCTGTTTCCGACGATTGGCAAGATTGTGGAGGGGTTGAAGGATCATCCTGCTGTTGTGAAGGCGCATTGGCAGAACCAGCCTGACACGCCTGACAATCTCAAGGCTTGA